A window of Elgaria multicarinata webbii isolate HBS135686 ecotype San Diego chromosome 2, rElgMul1.1.pri, whole genome shotgun sequence contains these coding sequences:
- the LBHD2 gene encoding LBH domain-containing protein 2: MTEVMNTREPVMEEFTLSQPEEEGGTTSQAFPDAHEKYPKLSKRLPSIVVEPSETGDVESGELRWPPDDLKSLEDKKALAAQRVCAQQQQMDLESALPHQDMGESTASTETRTEDDD; this comes from the exons ATGACAGAGGTGATGAACACACGCGAACCCGTGATGGAGGAATTTACCTTGAGCCAGCCCGAGGAAGAAGGAGGCACCACCAGCCAG GCTTTTCCAGATGCACATGAAAAGTATCCTAAGTTGTCGAAAAGATTGCCATCCATTGTGGTAGAGCCATCCGAGACGGGAGATGTTGAAAGTGGAGAGCTTCGTTGGCCACCAGATGATCTGAAATCGTTGGAGGATAAGAAGGCGCTGGCTGCTCAGAGAGTCTGTGCTCAACAGCAGCAAATGGATCTTGAAA GTGCCCTGCCACATCAAGATATGGGAGAGAGTACAGCATCCACCGAAACCAGAACTGAAGACGACGACTAA